ACTTCAGTGACTACATGTGACGCATCTAACTGCCGCCGCTGAGGcgttcattagggagcttaagcaaatacgacgtcgacggaagcgagaacgtcatctgaaaatgtaacttcgcggttctgtaatcattttacaattactcaaagtcattatgcttgcaaaatgtgttttaactatccTCGAATAAAATTGGAACCAGCTCTTGGgacataagaaaacaaaattaaacatttgtcatcatacgctCGCGTCgttcacacaactgcaaaacaggtcatttcacgtcgtagaaagaacgagaacgtcttcaaaatgtcaaaagatgaaaaatgcacgtgcaaagcgtgcaaaaatactatttttcattgtcaaatatgcaaatttgcggggtttttgttgccgtcgtcgtcgtggttgcgtaagctccctattacaaCTCGACGAAGACGAATGACGACGACCACTTATGACTGTCGATCCGTGAGACGATCCTAAACGTTAGGAATGCTTTTGAATGATAATCAGCACTGTCCTACGCCCTGATGATTTAGGACCGTTCTATCTGTGTTCAACATTTATAAATTGATACTAGATAATCTCGATGAAGGTTCAGCTTTAATGGATGATTTCCTTTTCTTCCTTCTAACAGAAGTCGCGCAGAGATGATTTTCTCTGATAACGGCATGATTTACGAGTGCGTTTcatcataacaaaaaaaactaggAAAACGATTTGTTTGAATCCCTAAAACCATTTCCCAGCTGCCTACGCCAgcaaaatttctttcaaatggTAAGCAAGCGGCCTCAACAGTATTAGTACTCCAGTTTTCCTTCTGGCCGCCggtgctcgaagcatggttcggttagcgctaaccattggttaaccctttcccgtccagggggttccccattgacgagtaaaatcgtctggcgttagacagagtaaaggCTGTAAGTgctctgagcgctcattcggcagttaaggggttcagtctttgtttatttttttaatttatttttttttgcacgaaGTTAATTAATCAATGATTAATTTTTACAGccaaaaataaaagcaacaacagcaaagacATACATCGTACATCTTATATTCATTATAACAACTACACTAAAACAAACAGGCCTAAatttctcgaagcatggttagcgctgacCGGCGTGAACTACTATAGAAATGTATAGGTTTTGATATCTCTTAAGGTTGCTATGTTGCGACTTGTCATGCGTCAAAAAACACTGCTCGTCTCGAATATCTTTCGCTTACAGCGGACAGTGCTTATTTTACTACGTATATGTCCTTAATAAACTTGAAACGTTCTTGTTTGTTAAAAGCCAATGTCGGAATCGTTTCATTAAAAACCGGTGAGCTGACTTAGGGGTGAATGTAAACCACAAATCGAATGATTCACCATGATTTTTATTGCAGCGATTCGAAAATTCAATTAAAGGTTTATTCGATCTGAAATGCAAATCATATAATCATAAAACTATGACCAGGAATTCATGAATTTTCAAGAACGGATGAATTTACAATCAAAACTATCACCTCTGTGGAGATATCCAACTAAATTAATTCCGAGTTACACAGATACTGGTTAGAAACAAGGATTCTTTCTGAAAATTATCCTTTCGCAACAGCTTCCCGACAAAAAATGACGGATGGCTCAAAAGCGTGAAGTAAACACTTATGTAATTCTGTcaatgaaaaaattattataagcGAAATGTTTTCTAACTGTCATAAAGCGGCAACGCCCATTTAATCAATGAAACATCCTCCGCCCCGATAACAACTTCTTCAATCGTCGTAACAGTCTGCTGCGTACACCCTCCAGATTGCAATTTCACCTTGACGTTGCGCACGTGACCGTCTAGCTGATCCAAAGAAAACTTCAAGCACTTTACCAAAGGACCATTTCCCGCAAATTGCGTTGCTATCAGAAACACTTATTCAGTTCTGTCAATCAAAACatcaattaaaaaaatcaaagttcAAATTATTACTAAACGAAATGTTTTCTAACTGTGATTAGGCGGCAACACCCACTTGACCAACGAAACAggaaaataaatcaaatttagGCTTATGCCACCCAAATAACCCTTGATATAACTATTTAAAGAAACGATATTAAGAAATCCCCATGCGCTTTACATTTGGACTGATTTAGTCGacaatttttgttcattaaattgGTCTAAatttcgaaaaatttcaaagaatCAGTGCGAGCGCGTAAAAACTCCTGTTGCTTTCATTTCCCTCACAAAGTTAAGAGACAAGTTGTGTGAACCGCTCAAGAAAAATTTATTCTATAACGTAATTTAAGGCCTTCGTTTCTTACCCTTTCTATCTAGAGATCAGTGTGATTATGACTAAATTGGAAGAATAGTATATCGGATTTAGCAGTACTATATTCTCCGATTTACCACCCAATTTTTCTCCTATTCAGCCACGATTCTTCCGTTTCATATGATTTTAGAAGTATATCATTTTAAGAGGTCTTATTCTCCACCAAATCACTCTCCGATTCTTCCAATTCTACGATTTTAGGAGTGTATGATTTTAATAGGTACTATTCTCCGGTTTACCacttaatagggagtttaagcaaccacgacgacggcggcaacaaaaacccacaaatttgcatatttgacaatgaaaaacagaatttttgcacgctttgcacgtgcattttttcatcttttgacattttgaagacattctcgttctttctacgacgtgaaatgacctgttttgcagttgcgtggatgacgtgagcatatgataacaaatgttcaattttgtcttcctatgtcccaagcgctggttcaaAATTAATTCCAGAACAGTTTGAAGACAtctttcaagcataatgactttgaataattgtaaaatgattgcaaaagcgaagcgaagttacattttcaggtgacgttctctcttccgtcgacgtcgtgtttgctaaagctccctaatcaCTCTCCGATTCTAAGATTCTCCCGATTCTAAGATTGTAGGCGTGCTGATATTTGTTATgctctttcaaaaaaaaaaacacccattCTAAGTTTCCTCTGATTCTACGATATTGTCATAAAAAGCTTGACATTTTTTTGCagacgctttgagaacgaagcagATATTAGTTGTATGTGTATGGTGTCTCTCCCTTCCGTAGTGCTGATATGAATTTTCGGTATTCGTTACGCATAGCTTACGAAAGCAATTTTAACGGCGCGAGTGTAATTTAGCTAAtctttctgtcgaataatctgaaaAAAATTCGGAGAAACATAATTTGAACCAAACGGCACGAATTCAAGATAGCAACGAAAATTACCCTGGTGATTTCACTAGGAAATTGTAGTTTTTGAGCGCTCGCGTGCAGCAAATGAGTAATTCACAATCAACCCATCTCTTTCTCATTAATAGCTATTCAACTTGGCAACTAGAGAATGCAAAATAATTGCAAGGATAACTCATTCTACTTTGGATTTTTTGCACAAGAAATTGCTATTATGAGCGGTTGAGAAACGTCGGAAAATTACACAACTTTACAAGGCTTGGGCACTATAAATTCCACGCCGCGTAAAGATCCAAATGCAGTTTTCAGGGGTTTCTTAAAGGAAAAAAGACCATAGCAACCATTAGGTGGTTTCACGACAGCCTATAATtttataattaaataaaaaaatcgaACTTGTCTAAATTTTTCTAAATGTAAAGCGCTGGGGGATTTCTTAATATCATTTCTTGAAATAGTTGTATGTAAGGGTTGTTGGGTTAGTACACATCAAAactcgatttttcggaactcaattagagattctcgatatatagGCGACATGGCCTCTTGAGACCAAGAGCAAGTTTGAAGAACTAGAAATGTAGCCTAGGTCACAACAGCagtctttttctcatttgtcaAACCCGGTTCATTTGACACCTCATAGGATTACAGCAAAATACAGGAGAACAGAGCACGAAATAGCATATTCCAAACTTTGGCAGGCAGCTTCCAAACTTCAAAAGAAAGTTAAGTCCCAATAACAGATTGCCGATTTTTTTTCGGGGGTGGAGGCGAAGAACATTTTGCGGCATTGAATTTGCTATTATTACGCCAAAAGAAATCCCTATTATTACACTATAACATAAAAAAACTCAGGCTTGGGCCTTTAAATTCCACGCCGCGTAGCGATCCAAATCATGCAGTTTTCACGGgtttcttaaagaaaaaaaaaagaccataGCAACCATCAGGTTCTTCACGACGGTGAACTGCCTATATAATTTTatagttaaataaaaaaaaaatcgaacaTGTCTAAATTTCTCCAAATCTAAGGCGTTTGGAGATTTCTTAACATCATTTCTTGAAATAGTTGTGTGAAAGGGTTGTTTTGTTGGCATAAACCAAAACTCGATTTTTCAATATATTCCCACATTGGCTCTTAAGACCAAGAGCAAGTTTGAAGAACTAAAAAGGTAGCCTAGGCCACAACAGCAGTCCTTTTCTCATTTGTCAAACCCGGTTCATTTTACACCTCATATGATTCAGAATTACAGCAAAATACAGGAGAACAGAGCACAAAATAAGTGTATCCCAAACTTTCGTAGGCAGCTTCCAAAATTCTAAAGAACGTTTAGACCCAATAACAGAGtgccgagttttttttttttcgggtgtGGAGGCCCGGAACGTAGATTCTGTCCTGTTTCTATAGCCACCGTCATCTGATCACGAATTTCGGACCAATTTATGGCAAGGATCGCAAGGGCTAATCAACATTTCAATGTTCCCGTCTTCGCGGTTAAGCTGCGTGTGTGTGTGGAAGCTCAATTCAGCAAGTAAGTacacatttcatttctttatcttCTCCTGATTTCAAATGATGGCAGTACGGAGGGAGGTAGAAGCAAAAGCGCCAAACCACGAGACGACTTGCGCAAATTCGATCCTGATACATTAGCACAGTCGACTGCATCACTAAGAAAAGTTATTTGAAATTCCATCTTCACATCGAGTTCTCTGGTTTTTCATAGAACCCGGGGTTTTGGCGCTATGGGTTTtataatttcatgaaaaaacTTCAAAGTTGCTGCGTTTTATTTGCACCCGAGGCGAAATCGCCCACTTCGCCAAAAGTCGCAAGCGGAGAGTCATGAGTCAGCATAAGCTCTGACAGAGCAGTTTTTACAACATAATGAAAACAGGGTCAGCCTCGGAGCTCAATCACGTGCCGAAACACTATTTTTTTCGGGCGTTttccatttgtcagaactggctgACCGGATCTCCCTGTCCGCGAAATTATTGGAACGTGTCAATTTTGCCGAACTGTGAGACCCTCTCGTTCCCAAATAGTTCATCTTTGAAGAGCAAGGTCAATTTGGTGTTTTAGGTCAATCTGCCATGAGTTAAAGCTAAATTGGTGTTTTCTTTTATGAAAGCCGTAATTTCACACTTTCAGCAATGTgagcttcaaaggtgtcataaacaatcATTCCTTTTCCTATTGGTTTCGTAGCCATTATTAACTACttaataaccgagagtgaggtcgttacggaaaaatctcaaactgaggccttgccgtattgaccgagcgatagcgaggtcaatacgGTAGAccgaggtttgagattttcccgtaacgaccgaACGGTCGAGGATATTAAGTTGTGTATTATATgtcaccaacaacaaaaattttcaaacaaaaattagatggttttttaattaccttttgctttgtttttgcaagtccgtaatcggcccgtgggcattacgggagaataatgcccAACAATTCAatcacaattagccaatcaaagcGCGCGTTATagcggctacaaacacaagccaaataataaatagaccttattcgatggtttagcatataatacgtgcggatattttgcgagttgcgtagtattttttcgagccccgcaggggcaaGGAAAAAttcgagcaatgagcaaaatatccgctcgtattatatgctaaaccatcgaataagaggtttattattccactacaaaaaaaattgttattttgcaattggcttctatttttttggtaagagtATTGAGAAACACCCTGATTCCGTCTGTGAAAATGGCGTgaacaatgaacaaaatgttCGCGGGTATTATATGTCAAACTACTGAACGAGAGGTTGATTATTCTACTGCAAAAAAAGAATTGTTATTTTGGCTTCTATTTTCAATAGTCAATCTATTTTCTATAGTTAAAATTAGGTTCATCCCCCGGTTCGTCCAGTTCAGCcataattgctccttcatccgccggtattcgccctgttgtaaaccggttaaactaggacactacagtgtattacggcctggtattttgcgccttctcttgactttatatggtaaaatgacataatagtggAATGATGAGATATTTTAATGACCACTTTAAAAGGAATGCTCTCTTGATCCGTCGTTCGCTTAAAGAGGGAGGGTAATTTATAAGGGatcaaaaactttttttaattaattggTTAGGTCTTACTTTTCAATTCAAAACCAATGATCGTGTATCTACAAATTTAGTGCATAATGTTTACATACATAGTCGAAAACAAAGGATTCCATGCATGATACACAATTCAATTTTCAGAGCTTTTctgcaaaaaatgaaaagtgcacgtTATAAGCCTGTAAATACGGTATATGATAGCAATCACGCATTTAAAAAGATTGGTAGTTTTAAGAGTGCAGTGTTGGAATAGGACTAAATTTCAGAAAACAAGGTTACACTGCATATTCTGTGATGTCATTTGGCAGTTACTCAGTCACTAGAAAGCACACAGTCACATGACTTGCACTGGAAAGTAACTATTGTTTTCTATTTAAATAAACACAAATGACAACAGTAAACAATATGTATTCACTGTCCATTACTTTCGAACCGTGCTAGTGCCAATACAATTAGCAAATTTTTCAGAGGTAAGAAGATTTCATCTCTTATGAGACCATAGCGATAGTTTTAAAGAGTTAGAATGGAGTAGTGTTAGATATTTATGGGATATTTGTGAAGGAGAAGGATTGGTCTTCTTTCATAAATTTACGAAATGTGCTGAGTATCTTAAGAAATCTCCTGAGTGCATGAGGTATAGAGTGGTTTTGATTCTCTGAAAAAGAAATGCAGTGTAGCAACAATGGACACACACTGAAAACTGAAAAGTATTGGAAAGAGTCGTTATTTTTATGTGGACAACAGCAGTTGTAGAAAGGCGTTTACACGGCGTTAAGATAGCACTAACGAGCAATCTAAAACTAAAAACATAAGTTCCTCGTTCGTTTATCCGTCTCACTTACAACCCAGCCTACTTGGTTGGGTTGTAAGTGAGAGAAGAATCATCAATAAGAATCATTGCCACCCTGCACCTCCTAGGTGCTGGGTGGTTATcaattttattgatttcttcTGAAGACGAAATGCAATGCAGCAAtaatattaagacggattccgttcaaagttcgagcaatacttgcaaaaattatttactaaaaatctactcacagcacgctaacttcttgaatgctatttaaaacatctaattgtgattcagttctctaagtgaccccgcgatgaaatccccaagcattctcgagaaatttaacgtcaaacttcgtaagaatgctaaaagcgagtgttattgtgtttacaactaacgtgaaatgtcctttttaactgaaatatgaataacttcgagttcaattttctctcgcgggctcagcttgagagcttaaatctcgataggatcttcttacctttattcaaaatattaccatgctaagaaaaattttttcgtaacttaatttttgccaatttttgccattattgctcgaatgttttgcggaaatcatcttaatagaCACTCACTCATGTCGAGTAAAAACTAATAAGGATATTGGAAGGGTTAATTATTTTCATATAAACTACTTTTAAAGTAAAGTGTATGAGGCCACTGCCGTTTAACAAGAGAGCACTAGCGAGCAATAATAAACTAAAAACATGAGTTCCTTGTTTGTTTATCTCTCTCACTTACAACCCAGCCTCCTTGGCTATATCCTAGTTGGCTTCCAGCCACCGATATTTTTAATGTGCTACCCCAATTAATTCCTCGTTTTCTGTTTTACTTGTGCTGGTAAGCTACAATAACTCTGTACCTATTGATTTGCCCCTGAACTGGCTGCTTTCCTGTCCAAAAGAAGGCCTCAGTAGCGATGAATGTTCAAACAAACCCACTCAACTGTTTAGCCGCCATCTTGAGGTTGCTTCAGTTGTCCTCGTTCCCAATGTCTTCCCAGCTCTTCTCCAGCTATGACAAGCACCACGGACGCCTGGTTGTCTTTTACTTCGACGAAGGACATCTACAACAGAACGAGCGCGACTCCTAGAACATGTGACGGGAGGGCTTTCGGCGTATCCATTAAAGTCGCGTGTCCCGCGGATCTATCGCATGCGCGTAAAGGACCCGACCAAGGAAACCTACAATGTCTAATGCTGTAACGATTTTTTTCTTGCAGTTCTCTTCACAGATTATTTTGAATCgttttgttgaaaatctatTAAGAAAGTAAAGACGTACGGTGCAGTCATAGAAGAATTAAGAAATCATGGCCATGCCAAAACATCCAGTGTTCTCCATTCTTACGACCTTACTTGGGGTCTCTGTTTTCTCTTGagctgtttttctttattttggacCTAGTTTTGAAAAGTCTTTCCGTATTAGTAAAACGAGTGTCCCATGGCCACTACATTGGCGACTTGATGATCCCGGCGCGATTGGTTCCGTCAGCACCGCGCACGCGTGGACTGGAAGAGCATACTCAAACCCTGCATTAATAACACAAAGTGGGGACTGGAGAAGAAATACTGGGGTAAGGAAAATCGAAGTAGCGCGCGAACCAGCGAGGTCGTGTACCAAGATATTAGACCAGCGGGAGAGTTCAGTAAGATGATTTTTATCCAATCAAAGACGGCGGATAATAGAACAAAGCTGATTGGTGGTGACTCTTGGAGAGTTCACTTACATGGCCCATCAAGCCTTGGGGCCACTGTATTTGATCATGAAAACGGAACTTACGAGATTTTGTTTCTAATCATGGAGCCTGGAAATTATCAAGTAATAATCTTCCTTGATTTTAGTCTTTGCGATGGTCTCAAGGAACCACCAGCTGACTGGTTCATCAAAGGAAACGCACAAGGAAAGCAACAGAAGAAAGGCATCTTGGGTCCTGTACACCATTACCTGCTGGAGCCCTTCAACGAAGGGAAGCCCTTTAATATAAGTATACCAGAGGCAACGTTTACTACCAGGTTCATAGGTAAGTAGAAGACAGATATTTCTTCCAGTACGCTCGTGCACAAATAGAGGCGCAAACTACCAGAGGGAGTCAGAGATGGGTAATTCGGAAAAATTAGGGTTTATTATAGCTTTTTGCTATCGAACGTTCCGTGGCTGTGTCCGATCTCCCGCTTTGCAAGGCAGAGAGAGATCTGGCTATAAGAATAGACGACGCCTTAAAGGTCAAGACAGTTGCCAATTCCTCTACCCGGTGTTACAGCTTTGCGCCTGCGCATGGTGATGCCTACGCTATGGGGTTGGTGTAAAATGTGTCCACTTTGTCTTTAGTATTCATTTACATCGCATTTATGTCCGGAAATCCACGTAATTAGATGCACACCCAAGTGTCCAGTGAAGTCTACGTATAAACCACCTATTTGTAACATGGCGGTTTGCGTTTGTGTTTGGGTTATGTTTTGGCTTGGTATTAGAATGACTGTTTATGTCTCCTTGAGGAGTAGACTTTATTGTCCGTATTTCTCATCACACATGACAGTAAAGTTAGTGAGACCGGTAGgcggacacttcgtgacgtttatTAAAAGCAGCATCCATTTAATTGTGAGCATGCCTTAACTTTGCACTTCCACAGAAGGTCGAAGCACGAGAGGTTAAagcatcgtttgaacaactatATTGGAGAAACGAACCCAAGTTAGCTAATTCCGACACGAAGGATCTAACTTCTACGACGCTGAAGTCTATAGCTCTTAATTACATCAAACACAAGAATGCCACTCCACCAAAGGCTCTACTTAGGGCAGTCAACCGACTAAAGAAAAGAGAGGATATTGTTGTCACAAGACCGGACAAGGGTTCGGGTGTAGTAATACTCAACAAGACATGTATGTCACACTGCTAAAGAAGGCATCCATAGATGATAGCACAAAGTTTGTTCCAGTCAGCCTCGAACAACCCAAGAGAATAGGAAGACCAACTAAGCACTACCATCCACTTCTGGAGAAAGAGAAACAGCTTAACAAACTAGTCAAGGACATTTTGCCACCTGAAGTTGCTAAATCAGTTATAGCCAAAGGGTCGAGCTTGGCTCACCTATACGGTCTACCGAAGACACATAAACCACAGCTGTCTATGCGTCCAATACTGTCAGCGGTCGGTACTTACAACTACAACCTCGCTAAATGGTTGGACGAGAAGCTGAAACCGTTATCGTTTAACAACCACACGATTTCAAATATCTTTCAGTTTTCTGACGAACTAGTAGATCTGAAGTTGGATGAAAAAGACATCTTAGTGTCCTATGATGTCACCTCACTGTTCACGAACGTTCCCGTCGACGAGACCATCGAGTTACTTACAACTAAAGCATTTGAGAACGACTGGTTCAACAAGACACACAACCTCAGCCTAACAAGAGCAGGGCTCAAGCAACTACTAGAGATTGTTGCGAAGAACCAATTGTTCCAATTTAATGGCCACTTATACGAACAAAAGGACGGCGTCGCGATGGGCTCCCCCCTGGGACCACTAATGGCAAACAGCTTTCTATGTAACATCGAAGAAACTCTCCAACACAACAACAGACTCCCGTCCTTCTACAAGAGGTACGTGGATGACACTCTAGCCATAGCAAATAACATCGACGCCGCTGAGTCCTTTCTCCGCGTACTAAATGACACCCACCCATCATTGGAATTTACAATGGAGACAGCAGTGGATGATAGTCTTCCCTTTTTAGGAATGCGGATCATTAAAAGTGGTTGCGTTCTTCAAACAGAGGTATACAGAAAACCAACAGACAAAGGGCTTCTACTTCATTTTCAAAGCCATGTAGACTCCAGATATAAGAAATCTCTTCTTAACACCATGCTGTACAGAGGGTTTAAACTCTCCTCTTCGTGGCAActtttttccaaagaaattgATCGTTTAAGAGTAATCTTTAGAAAACTCCAATATCCAATGTCACTCTTCGACACAACAGTAAAGAGATTTGTTCAAGAACAACAGCAGCCACAACGACAACAGCAACAGCCCATCTCTGTAGATGACGAAAAAATTGTACGTTTCTCCGTCCCTTTCAAAGACCAAAAATCTTGTGATGATgtcaaaaaaacacctaaacCAGCTAAACAAGAAGATCGGTTGTCGCATTGAACCGGTGTTCACCAGCCGAAAACTTGCTACCCAGTTTGGTGCGAAAGAAAATAAGAACACCATCGTAAGCAGACAGAATGTGGTCTATTCATTCAAGTGTGACCTGTGCGAGGCAGGTTATGTGGGGTACACGTGCAGACACCTCTACCAGAGAGTTGAAGAACACAAGTCAAGTGCTGTTGGCGTACATTTCAAGAACTGCCATAAAAACTTAGAACACTTTGATACGAATTTCACTGTTCTGAGGCAATGCAAGACGAAGTTCGATTgccttgtttatgaaatgcttTTCATAAAAGAACTAAAACCTTCCTTAAATGTGCAATCGGACTCCCTGAAGGCAAAACTTTTCTAGCGTTCTATTGTCTTAGCATAACTCCAACGAGAAAATGTACAATCGTACAATCGTTTCTAGTGTCCTATTGTCTCACCATGACTCCCACGaggttttgctaacattatttattcaaactgccaagtaacagttactttataactcttgaaaatgacgcttgagagcgtcgaaacgtcgagtaaaagttttataatcatcatcaattttattgttaaacaaGAATAATGTAAGCattgtaattattgtttgtaaacaacATGTCAGTAAACACAGTATCTCTTTTTAATTTCAGTATCGTAACTTATAAGTAGTCTATGTAGTgtttattattgtaaattgtATTGGCgttttaaagtaaattttaaaaattattaaaaaggaaaaaaggataAACGGATGTGTGCGAACAGCAATTTTTCTGACTTAAGGCCTAGcaaaactaggaaacattgttgcggaaaatGTTCCCCAGGGttgctaaactgggaaacatatgtttcggacgcaaaatttgtgtccgggaagcagaaaatgtttttgactccaggcaaaaacattttttgttttccgagcagcaaaatctGTTTCCGCAAcgcatgtttcccgcgcggctgaattgggaaacatttgtatCCGCAACAAtgcatatgtttcccagtttagccaggcctttagagATTCCAGCTCGTCTCGATATTGGACTTAGACTTAGGTATTAAAGTTTAATAAATCCA
This genomic window from Acropora muricata isolate sample 2 chromosome 2, ASM3666990v1, whole genome shotgun sequence contains:
- the LOC136893328 gene encoding uncharacterized protein, with the translated sequence RRDWFRQHRARVDWKSILKPCINNTKWGLEKKYWGKENRSSARTSEVVYQDIRPAGEFSKMIFIQSKTADNRTKLIGGDSWRVHLHGPSSLGATVFDHENGTYEILFLIMEPGNYQVIIFLDFSLCDGLKEPPADWFIKGNAQGKQQKKGILGPVHHYLLEPFNEGKPFNISIPEATFTTRFIACVKRNFVLFPPIVESYNWSLPEGYRCKGTLCVYGNSVGRNLGRSVLSYIERYGKLFTSAALFRTTGYIL